In Ureibacillus thermophilus, the genomic stretch TTGCAGATGCATTAAACATTAAATCAAAAAAAGACGGATATTATGAAGGAAATGGCTATATTATTACGTGGGCGTTTGGGCATCTACTTGAACTATATGATGCCAAAGACTATGACCCGAAAATGAAAACGTGGAGAATGGAATATTTTCCTTTTATCCCATCCCAATTTCAATACAAAGTAAAAGGGGATGTTGGCACAAAAAAACAACTGAAAATCATTCAAGAGCTCATCCATCGCCAAGACGTAGAAATGATTATCTCCGCCTGCGATTACGATCGGGAAGGGCAGTTGATTGGGGATACAATCATATACAAGATGAAACCAACAAAACCCGTATACCGTATGCTGCAAAATGAATGGACACAGGAAGAAGTGCTGAAAGGACTCCAAAATATAATTCCCAATACCAAAATGCGACCGCTTCTAGATGCAGGCATATGCCGCCAATGGGCAGATTGGGTCATTGGCATTAATTTAACTTCTGTTGCCACATTGAAATATCAGAAAGGCTCTGGCAGCGCGTTAAACATTGGAAGAGTGCTGCTTCCGACATTAAAAATCATTTATGACCGGGACAAGGAAATCGAATCATTTGTTCCAGAAGAGTATTTCAAATTAGAAGCCGCTTTTAAAACAAAAGAGGGCAAAGAATATAAAGGAATCTATGTTGAAGAGAAAGAAGAAAAATTCAAAGAGCGGTCTCCCCTTGAACGCATACAACAGGCGCTGGATGGCCAAAAGGCTCGAATCATTGAAAAAACAGTTGAAAGGAAAAAAGAATATCCGCCCTATTTATTCAACTTGACGAATTTGCAAGGGTACATAACAAGCAAATATAAAGGTTGGACTTCTGATAAAGTACTAAAAGTTGCCCAATCTCTTTATGAAAAGAAATATATTACATACCCACGCACAGCAAGCGTCGTGTTGGAAGAAAGTTTAGTAGAAAAAGCGAAAAAAGTGCTCCATATCGTCAAACAAGGCTTGCCTTATGAAGATGAAATCGTGTTTGCGAAAACAAAGCGGGTTTTTGACAATTCCAAAGTGGAAAGCCATAGCGCTATCATTCCGACCTATGTGAAACCGTCCTCCCTCTCGAAAGATGAAGCCATTGTGTATGATGCTATAAAGAACCGCTTTATTATGCAATTTATGCCTGTTGCTGAGCATGAAGAAACAAAAATCGCTACAAAAGTGGAACATAAAGAAATTTCTGGAATATTTATATCAAGGGGAAGAGTTCAAGTGGTGGAAGGATGGCGGAAAGTTGAAAAAGTCGAAACAAAAGATACAATCCTTCCCCATGTTACCATTGGTGAACAAGCGGAAATTGTGGACCATGAACTTACTGCCCATGTAACAAAACCGCCGAAGCACCATACGGAAAAAACTTTATTAAAAGTGATGGAAACGTGCGGAAAAGGAAAAGAACAAGATGAGGATAACGATGCCATGATGGCAAGTGTACTTTCAGGCTTTAGCATCGGTACACCTGCAACAAGAGCTGAAACCATCCAAAAATTAAAAACAGTCGGCTACATTACAACAAAGAATAAATATTTAATGTGTACGGAACTTGGCAAAAGATTAGTCGAAACATTTCCAGTGAAAGAACTATTTGATTTGGACTTTACCGGCAGACTTGAAAAAACCCTGGCAGACATTGAGAAGCAAAAATTCCATCGGGATCAATTTCTGCAATTGATTTTTGAATTTACAAAAAATGCAGTACATCTCATAAAACAAGAAGAAGAAATCATATTAAATCAAGTGGAAAAGAATAAATTTGAATCCCTTGGAAAATGTCCTATCTGCGGTCATGATGTCATTGAAGGGAAAAGAGGCTTTGGCTGCAGCAACTGGAAAAAAGGCTGCAAATTTGTTATTTGGAAAGAAGATAAATTTCTCGCTTCCATGAAAAAGAAACCAACCAAAACGATGGTGAAGCAGCTGTTGAAAAAGGGGAACGTGCTCGTAAAAGGGCTTGTCAGCAAAAAAGGAAATAAATTTGATGCCATATTGCGTTATGAAAAACATCCTGAACAAGATACATTCAGTTGGAAAATGGAATTTCCGAAGAAACAATAAACTTATAACATCTATTCATGAAATTAATAAAATTTATCCATAAAAAACTATTTATTTATTTTCGATTTTATCTAGAAAAATCAAGATAATATTATATAATAAAACTAAAATTCAAAGATGGTGTGTAATGCAAAATAAAAGTGCAGAGTATTGCCATACACTTGGCGTTGGGACTTTACATGGAGCGCCGAGCATGATAGCCTCGTTCAGGCAAAAGCCAGCCCTTGATATTGCTGGCTTCGAGGCTTTTTAATCATGCTCGCAGAGGCTCCATGTCAAGTTGCAACACTATGCATTTGCAATTGCACAACTGTGTACTTTTTCATTGCAAAACACAGATGGTCTTTGCATTAAACTTTTGCCATGTTAAGAACAATCGTGTACATCTATTTTTCAATAGGTGTGCACGGTTTTCTTTTCAAAAATGGTAGGCAATAACGCAGCCTGTTTTATCCATCTACATATAATAGGTAAAATTAGTTGTACTGTATAAAATTTTGCAAAAATTTTAATCTTTTTGATTAAATAGTCTTGACGTTTTTTTAAAAAATTTGTACACTGTGGAAAGTCAAATGTTTTTATGGAAAATACAATCTTGGAAAGTAAGGATTTGATGATGAGATGATAGTGTGTAAATTTGGTGGAACTTCAGTTGCAAGTGCAGAACAAATTCAAAAAGTGGCAAATATTGTGAAAGAAAATCCAAAAAGAAAAATTGTTGTGGTATCTGCACCTGGAAAACGTTTCAGCGATGATATTAAAGTGACGGATTTATTGATTGATTTAGCAGAGGCAGTGCTTCAAAATAGTGAAGTGGAAGAAAAATTGCAAATCGTTATTAATCGATATAAGGACATTGCTGAAGGGCTCGGCCTCGACCATAAAATTTCTGAAGTAATCGAAAAAGACTTGCGTGAACGCATTTCATCAAAATTAGATAAAGATATATTTATTGATAATTTAAAAGCAAGTGGAGAAGACAATAATGCTAAATTGGTGGCTGAGTACTTCAACTCCATTGGATTGAAAGCAAAATATGTCAGTCCAAAAGAAGGGTTGATTGTAAACGATCCGCCTGAAAGAACGTTTGCACTGCCAGAAACTTATGAAAATTTAAAAGACCTTGGAAAAGGCGAAGAAATCGTTGTTTTCCCTGGATTCTTCGGATATACAAAAGATGGTGTTTTGCGCACATTTGACCGCGGCGGTTCCGACATTACAGGCTCCATTTTAGCTGCTGCAGTAAGAGCGGAACTGTATGAAAACTTCACAGATGTGGATTGCGTTTTTTCCGCCAATCCAAAAGTGGTAAATGACCCAATCGGCATCGAAGAAATTACCTATCGTGAAATGCGCGAACTTTCTTATGCAGGCTTTTCTGTATTCCATGACGAAGCCTTAATCCCAGTATTCAAATTTGGAATTCCAGTTAATATCAAAAATACTAACAATCCTGCTGCACCAGGAACACGAATCATGCCAACGCGCAAACCAAATGGCCGTCCAGTCATAGGCATTGCCGCTGACCATGGATTCTCTACTTTATATGTTTCCAAATATTTAATGAACCGTGAAATCGGCTTTGGAAGAAAACTATTGCAAATTATCGAAGAAGAGTATATTTCCTATGAACATACGCCATCTGGAGTGGATGATATTTCGGTTATTATCCGTTCCAATCAATTAACGCCGGAAAAAGAAGAACGCATTGTGAAACGAGTGAAGGAAGAACTTCATGCGGATGATGTATATTTCCGCCACGGTTTTTCCATGATTGTCATTGTCGGGGAAGGCATGCGCAAAAACAAAGGGTTGGCAGCGCGGGCCGCTTCAGCTATCTCCAGAACAGGCGCAAACATCGAAATGATCAACCAAGGTTCTTCTGAAGTGAGCCTTGTATTCGGCGTTCTTCAACAATATGAAGATCAATGTTTACGAGCATTATATGAGGAATTTTTTACACCCGTAACCATCTAACAAAATGAGCGGATTGGAAAGCAATGAGTTTTCCGGTTCGCTCTTTTTAATAACCCATTCCTTTTCTCCATTTCTATAGTCCTCTGCAGCATCGAATTTTTCTGTTTTCAAATGTATATCAAAGCTGAAGAAACAAGTAAAATATAAAATTTAAAGAGAAAAAATGCAAATATTAGAAAAGTTTATGAATTTTTCTGAATAATGAATTATTAGTAGAAAAAATATTATATATTAATAAAGATAGTAGAAAGTAATAAAAAAATGTATAATAAGTTTAGGAGGAGTGAAATCATGGAAAAAAAGGGGATTTTTTTATATCCAGAAAATCCTGTAACTCGCTTTTTGTTCAATGATACGCGTTCTGCGGCCATTTGGCTCATTATCCGAATTTATTTAGGGTGGGCTTGGCTTCAAGCGGGATTCCATAAAATCTTTGATGATGCATGGACAGGAAAGAATGCTGGAGCAGCGGTAAGTGGCTATTTGAAAGGAGCAATTGAAAAAGCCTCAACAACCAATGATGTACCAGGGTGGTATGCATTATTTCTGGAATACGTTTGCTTGCCAAATGCAAAAATCATCAGCTTTTTAGTGGCATTTGGTGAAGTGCTTGTTGGTCTAGGGCTTATTGTTGGATTATTTACAGCCATTGCAGCCTTTTTCGGCGCATTTATGAACGTTGCTTTCTTATTTGCAGGAACTGTCAGCACTAATCCTCGTTTATTGCTGCTAGAAATACTTATCTTGCTTGCTTGGAAAGTAGCGGGATGGTATGGTTTGGATCGCTGGGCATTATTGAAGCTAGGCACACCTTGGGGAAAAATCAGAGGCGAAAAAAATCAAACAACTATATCCAATACATAGCACTTATGGTAGAATATTTTTACATAATAACATCAAAAAAAACGTTGCTTTCTTGGCAACGTTTTTTTATGGAAAAGGTGAAAAAGGATGAACGTCGTATTTGTATTAACTTCAACAGGACAGGAATTGCTTCAAATGGTAAGCCACGATGTAGCCGGCCTTCTTGCAGCGGTGAAGGGGGAGTATGTGACATTTCCTTTTGGCACATATAAATACGATTTCCACTCCCTCGACTTTTATTTAGAAAATAACGAATATCGTCAAGAATTAGTCATTTATTTAAAAGAAGATGAAAAAGAGCCTGTAAACGATTTTGTAATTGATGCTGAATAGACAGCTTTAATATGATTGAAAAATTTTTAATCCTTTTGTATTTGTTGAGGAACCCAATTTGTTTTCTTTTGTAAAATCATGCTAGAACTGTATGCCTTCATCACAAATGAGGTGTTTTCATTGATTAATGCTATTGGTGGAATTGGGATTTTTTTATTGGGCATGTCGATGTTGACAAACGGCCTGAAAGGAATTGCAGGAGAAACGTTGAAAAAATGGCTCCATACCTTCACTAAAGGCACCTTCACTTCTCTGTTAACGGGATTTTTGATGACTATTTTAGTGCAATCTTCCACCGCCACGACCATTTTAACTGTCGGGTTTGTAAGTGCGGGATTATTAACGTTTATGCAGTCTATAGGAATCATTATCGGTGCCAATATTGGAAGCACAAGCACCGGTTGGATCATCTCCTTATTAGGTTTTAAAATCAGTCTGCAAGCAATGTCGCTGCCCATGATTGCATTTGGGGTATTCATCCAATATGTGGCCCCGAGCGACTTTAAAAAATATGGAGGCGTATTCACCGGCTTTGGGCTTTTGTTTTTAGGTATTGATTTATTGCAGAAAGGTATGGAGTCCGCTCAAAATTGGATTAATTTTGATTCGTTGAATACGGATTCGTGGCTTTCTGTCTTTTTATTAATTGGCATTGGGATTGTTATGACCATCATTATGCAAGCTTCCAGCGCAGCGATGGCAGCGACCCTTACCGCCTTATTTGCAGGGGCAATTGATTTTGAACAGGCAGCGTTTTTGGTGGTGGGGCAAAATATTGGAACAACAGCAACAGCCATTGTGGCATCCATCGGTTCTTCCATTGCAGCAAAGCGGACGGCAGCGACCCATTTATTGTTTAATGTTGTGACGGCTGTCATCGTGACAATTTTTATAGGTTATATTTTGCAGTTTGTGAAATTCTTGACGGTTGCGCTGGTGGGCAGCTTCGATGAAACGGTGGGGCTTGCGCTGTTCCATACCCTTTTCAGCGTGTTCGGCGCTATCATTTTCGTGCCGTTTACGAAGCAGTTCTCCATGCTGCTTTTGAAGCTGCTGCCGGAAAAGGCCAATGCGCTGACCCGCAACCTCGACGATCAATTGGTATCCATTCCATCGGCCGCCTTGGAAGTGGCTTATCAAACGCTGCTTCAAATCATGGAGCAATTGACCGATGCGATTTTGGAATTGTTAGATGCGAAAAAGGTCACGAGCAGTTTTGAGAAAAAGGTGAGGGATGTGGAGGAAGCGATTCTTTCCGTTCGTAAATTCCTTAATGAAGTGCAGTCCGATTCAACGAAGTTACGCAATCAACATGTCGCCATCATTCATGTATTGGATCATATCACACGGCTAGTGAGTGTATTGAGGGAGCAGCAAAAGGTGGAAGGCATTTTCCATCACGAAAAATTGATGAAGAAATGGCATAAAACACTGGAGCAGATTAATGAAAGTTATGCCAGCGAAGAAAAATTGATCGAAATGGAGCAGGTGTTGGAAAAAACGGCCCATAAAATTGCGGAGGAAAGACGCACCCGCAGAAGAAAATATTATGAACGCACGGCTGTAAGAGAGACAAAATTGGATGTGGCCATGTCCAAAGTACAGGCGCTGTTGTGGATTGACCGCCTTGTCTATCACTATTGGCGCGCTTTTTCCAGATTGGTGGAGTTTAAAAAAGGTGCGGAAATCGAGGAGTCGACAAATTTCCGTGATGTGGAGACGATGTAGGGGAATGAAATATGGTTTCATTTTAAACGCTCGGGTGTCTAGGACATCCGGGCTGTTTTTTGTAAAAGAAGATATTCTGAGTTGGAAAATATGATAAAATATTCCTAAATCCATTCTATTTTTTCGGCTGGTTGTCAAGATCATCCAGTTTCAAAGTTGTTTAGTAGATAATGATTTGGAAAGGTTGGTAGTTTGTATGGGTATTTTGACAAAATTATTTAACCGCAATAAAAATCAAAAAAGGAAACCATCGAAAAAGGCATGTTATTTTTGTAAACGTCAAACCAATGATATGAGAACTTACAAAAATGAGTATAATCAGACAATCAAAGTATGCCCATTATGTGTGGAGTATGCTGAGAGAAGAGCGTATATAAAACCGTAACAAATAACACATAGCAATGTGGTGTACATACGTAATGAATGAAGTGGCCTTTGATGCCCCTTTGTTCTTGTCGAGTAAGTAATTGTTCAAGTGGCTTAGAAAAGCAAATATATTATCATGGCAATAATGGGGGATTTTCAGTTTTTATCAACTTGTAAAATATGAAGGACATTTTGATAGGCTTATTCTAAAATTGAAGCAGAACCAAATGTAAAGCAGATTGCAGATTATAAAGAACAATCACCCCATTAAAAGTGGGGGCAAGGGGGAAAAGTCATAACACTTTTACTTGAATCAAATTCATAAATCATAGTATTTCTGAAGTATAGAGTACCCCACTACCGTCGCATAAATGATGTCTGAATTTTCAGTTTTATTTTTTTCTGGACTTTAGAGAAAAAACGAAAACACCTAAGCGAGGGTAGTAAACATCCATTTTTTTACTATAACCTATGACTTGTGCAACAACGACTGGCAAACCTTTATGGGACGCCGTTTCCTTCGATTTTTCGTAACCAAATGTGAGCGGATTTCCACAAAGAAGCCTTCAAATAGCGACTAATTTGTAAGTAACTGCGTTCGCTATTCGTGTTCAACTGAGCTAAAACATTCAGACAGTACACTATCATGGCTACGTACACTTGATGATGTACAGCTTGTTCACTGTGACCAAAAAACTTTTTAATGTTCAGATGTTGTTTCATCCATTTGAAAAAAAGTTCGATTGCCCAACGTGATTGGTAGATTTCTGCAATTTCATCTGCGTCAATGTCAAACCGATTTGTCAGTAAATGAAGCTCATTTCCTTTTGTA encodes the following:
- a CDS encoding type IA DNA topoisomerase, translated to MKLILTEKPSVAKNIADALNIKSKKDGYYEGNGYIITWAFGHLLELYDAKDYDPKMKTWRMEYFPFIPSQFQYKVKGDVGTKKQLKIIQELIHRQDVEMIISACDYDREGQLIGDTIIYKMKPTKPVYRMLQNEWTQEEVLKGLQNIIPNTKMRPLLDAGICRQWADWVIGINLTSVATLKYQKGSGSALNIGRVLLPTLKIIYDRDKEIESFVPEEYFKLEAAFKTKEGKEYKGIYVEEKEEKFKERSPLERIQQALDGQKARIIEKTVERKKEYPPYLFNLTNLQGYITSKYKGWTSDKVLKVAQSLYEKKYITYPRTASVVLEESLVEKAKKVLHIVKQGLPYEDEIVFAKTKRVFDNSKVESHSAIIPTYVKPSSLSKDEAIVYDAIKNRFIMQFMPVAEHEETKIATKVEHKEISGIFISRGRVQVVEGWRKVEKVETKDTILPHVTIGEQAEIVDHELTAHVTKPPKHHTEKTLLKVMETCGKGKEQDEDNDAMMASVLSGFSIGTPATRAETIQKLKTVGYITTKNKYLMCTELGKRLVETFPVKELFDLDFTGRLEKTLADIEKQKFHRDQFLQLIFEFTKNAVHLIKQEEEIILNQVEKNKFESLGKCPICGHDVIEGKRGFGCSNWKKGCKFVIWKEDKFLASMKKKPTKTMVKQLLKKGNVLVKGLVSKKGNKFDAILRYEKHPEQDTFSWKMEFPKKQ
- a CDS encoding aspartate kinase — encoded protein: MIVCKFGGTSVASAEQIQKVANIVKENPKRKIVVVSAPGKRFSDDIKVTDLLIDLAEAVLQNSEVEEKLQIVINRYKDIAEGLGLDHKISEVIEKDLRERISSKLDKDIFIDNLKASGEDNNAKLVAEYFNSIGLKAKYVSPKEGLIVNDPPERTFALPETYENLKDLGKGEEIVVFPGFFGYTKDGVLRTFDRGGSDITGSILAAAVRAELYENFTDVDCVFSANPKVVNDPIGIEEITYREMRELSYAGFSVFHDEALIPVFKFGIPVNIKNTNNPAAPGTRIMPTRKPNGRPVIGIAADHGFSTLYVSKYLMNREIGFGRKLLQIIEEEYISYEHTPSGVDDISVIIRSNQLTPEKEERIVKRVKEELHADDVYFRHGFSMIVIVGEGMRKNKGLAARAASAISRTGANIEMINQGSSEVSLVFGVLQQYEDQCLRALYEEFFTPVTI
- a CDS encoding DoxX family protein, with amino-acid sequence MEKKGIFLYPENPVTRFLFNDTRSAAIWLIIRIYLGWAWLQAGFHKIFDDAWTGKNAGAAVSGYLKGAIEKASTTNDVPGWYALFLEYVCLPNAKIISFLVAFGEVLVGLGLIVGLFTAIAAFFGAFMNVAFLFAGTVSTNPRLLLLEILILLAWKVAGWYGLDRWALLKLGTPWGKIRGEKNQTTISNT
- a CDS encoding thymidylate synthase — encoded protein: MNVVFVLTSTGQELLQMVSHDVAGLLAAVKGEYVTFPFGTYKYDFHSLDFYLENNEYRQELVIYLKEDEKEPVNDFVIDAE
- a CDS encoding Na/Pi cotransporter family protein encodes the protein MFSLINAIGGIGIFLLGMSMLTNGLKGIAGETLKKWLHTFTKGTFTSLLTGFLMTILVQSSTATTILTVGFVSAGLLTFMQSIGIIIGANIGSTSTGWIISLLGFKISLQAMSLPMIAFGVFIQYVAPSDFKKYGGVFTGFGLLFLGIDLLQKGMESAQNWINFDSLNTDSWLSVFLLIGIGIVMTIIMQASSAAMAATLTALFAGAIDFEQAAFLVVGQNIGTTATAIVASIGSSIAAKRTAATHLLFNVVTAVIVTIFIGYILQFVKFLTVALVGSFDETVGLALFHTLFSVFGAIIFVPFTKQFSMLLLKLLPEKANALTRNLDDQLVSIPSAALEVAYQTLLQIMEQLTDAILELLDAKKVTSSFEKKVRDVEEAILSVRKFLNEVQSDSTKLRNQHVAIIHVLDHITRLVSVLREQQKVEGIFHHEKLMKKWHKTLEQINESYASEEKLIEMEQVLEKTAHKIAEERRTRRRKYYERTAVRETKLDVAMSKVQALLWIDRLVYHYWRAFSRLVEFKKGAEIEESTNFRDVETM